One window of the Anaerolineae bacterium genome contains the following:
- a CDS encoding dihydropteroate synthase, producing the protein MKTVLRGTKKEVVIQPDALTVIIGERINPTGRKKLAAALVAGDLEYVRREAVAQVREGAHVIDVNVGAAGVDEVDLLPKAVLAVAEVVDVPICIDSSSVEAIEAALAVCPGRPLVNSVNGEEEKLERILPLVKKYNAAVIGLTMDDKGIPNDPHERLAIAKKIVDRAEAIGIAREDVIIDCLALTMGADSKAGLITLKTIELVRKELGNNITLGASNASFGLPEREVINAGFLAMAVYAGMNCPIVNPRKSRLALAVADLVLGRDDYAMNYLRAYRELQKLAQEEAQH; encoded by the coding sequence ATGAAAACCGTTCTCAGAGGAACCAAGAAGGAAGTCGTGATTCAGCCGGATGCCCTCACGGTCATCATTGGCGAGCGCATCAACCCCACTGGCCGCAAGAAGCTGGCCGCCGCGCTGGTCGCCGGCGACCTGGAGTACGTGCGCCGCGAGGCCGTCGCCCAGGTGCGCGAGGGCGCCCATGTGATTGACGTCAACGTGGGCGCCGCCGGCGTGGATGAGGTAGACCTCCTGCCCAAGGCGGTGCTGGCTGTCGCAGAGGTCGTGGATGTCCCCATTTGCATCGACAGCTCCAGCGTGGAGGCCATCGAGGCGGCGTTGGCGGTGTGCCCTGGCCGGCCGCTGGTCAACTCCGTCAACGGCGAAGAGGAAAAGCTCGAGCGTATCCTGCCCCTCGTGAAGAAATACAACGCCGCCGTCATCGGCCTGACCATGGATGACAAGGGCATCCCCAATGACCCGCACGAGCGCCTGGCCATCGCCAAGAAGATCGTGGATCGGGCGGAAGCCATTGGCATCGCTCGCGAGGATGTTATCATTGACTGCCTGGCTCTGACCATGGGCGCCGACTCCAAGGCCGGCCTGATCACCCTCAAGACCATCGAGCTGGTGCGCAAGGAGCTGGGGAACAACATCACCCTGGGCGCCAGCAACGCCTCGTTCGGCCTGCCTGAGCGCGAGGTCATCAACGCCGGCTTCCTGGCTATGGCGGTGTACGCCGGCATGAACTGCCCCATCGTCAACCCGCGCAAGTCCCGCCTAGCCCTGGCCGTGGCGGACCTGGTGCTGGGCCGCGACGATTATGCCATGAACTACCTGCGGGCGTATCGCGAACTGCAGAAGCTGGCGCAGGAAGAGGCTCAGCACTAG